From the Actinopolymorpha singaporensis genome, the window GCCCTCAACTGGTCTCGGTGCAGACCCCCGGGGATTCGTTCCCCGGGGGTCTCGTCGTGTGTTTCGCCCCGAGTCGTCTCGTTCGGCCAGCTTCGGAGAGTGATTGGTCGTCACGCAACGTCGGCCATCCGGTGATCTCCCGGCCGCCGTCCGGGATTCCTCCCGAGTGCTTGTTCGGGGTACTGCCGCGCGTGTTCGGTGCCGCGGCCCGGGTAGGGTCCGTCCGAGCCCGGCCACGAAGATGGCCATGTCCGGGCTGGACCAGCTCCAGACACGCGCGGTATTGGGTGGTCCGCCCGCATTCCCGGCGTTCGCTTCCGGCGTAACGCCTCGCCAGCGGGCCCGGCATGGAACACAGTGGTAGGTCGACGAGTTACACAGTTACGTACTGCTCACCGCTCGCCGGCAGTTCGATCCCCACTCGCAACATGGTGGGAGGAGGCTGTGTCGGGAGCGGGGACTAGCATGAAATGCAGGGGCCGGGTAGATCCGGACTCCCACGCCGTCTCCAGCCCGGGGAGCGAAAGATGTTCGAAAGGTTCACCGACCGCGCGAGGCGGGTTGTCGTCCTGGCCCAAGAAGAGGCCCGGATGCTCAGCCACAACTACATCGGGACCGAGCACATCCTCTTGGGCCTCATCCACGAGGGTGAGGGCGTCGCCGCCAAGGCGCTCGAGAGCCTCGGTATCTCGCTGGAGGCTGTGCGCGCCCAGGTCGAAGAGATCATCGGCCAGGGTCAGCAGGCACCCAGTGGGCACATCCCGTTCACGCCGCGGGCCAAGAAGGTCCTCGAGCTGTCGTTGCGTGAGGCCCTCCAGCTCGGTCACAACTACATCGGCACCGAACACATCCTGCTCGGTCTCATCCGCGAGGGTGAGGGCGTGGCTGCCCAGGTGCTGGTGAAGCTCGGCGCCGACCTCGGCCGGGTCCGGCAGCAGGTGATCCAGCTGCTGTCCGGTTACCAGGGCAAGGAGACCGCAGGCGCGGCCGCCGGTGCCAGTGGCGAGAGTTCCCCGCAGGGGTCGCTCGTTCTCGACCAGTTCGGGCGCAACCTCACCCAGGGTGCGCGCGAAGGCAAGCTCGACCCGGTGATCGGGCGCGAGAAGGAGATCGAGCGGGTCATGCAGGTGCTGTCCCGCCGCACCAAGAACAACCCTGTGCTCATCGGCGAGCCCGGCGTCGGCAAGACCGCCATCGTCGAGGGTCTCGCCCAGGCGATCGTGCGCGGAGACGTGCCCGAGACGCTCAAGGACAAGCAGATCTACACCCTCGACCTGGGTGCCCTGGTCGCGGGCTCGCGCTACCGCGGTGACTTCGAGGAACGCCTGAAGAAGGTGCTCAAGGAGATCCGCACCCGCGGTGACATCGTGCTCTTCATCGACGAGCTGCACACCCTGGTGGGTGCCGGCGCGGCCGAGGGCGCGATCGACGCGGCGAGCATCCTCAAGCCGATGCTGGCCCGGGGTGAGCTGCAGACCGTCGGCGCCACCACGCTCGACGAGTACCGGAAGTACCTCGAGAAGGACGCCGCGCTGGAACGCCGCTTCCAGCCGATCCACGTCCAGGAGCCCTCGATGGCGCTCACCATCGAGATGCTCAAGGGCCAGCGCGACCGTTACGAGGCACACCACCGCGTGACGATCACCGACCAGGCGATCGTGGCGGCCGCCCAGCTTTCCGACCGCTACATCTCCGACCGGTTCCTGCCCGACAAGGCCATCGACCTGATCGACGAGGCCGGTTCGCGGCTGCGCATCCGCCGGATGACCGCGCCGCCGGACCTTCGGGAGTTCGACGAGCGGATCGCCAACGTCCGCCGCGACAAGGAAGCGGCCATCGACGCGCAGGACTTCGAGCGTGCCGCGTCGCTGCGCGACGAGGAGAAGAAGCTCATCGCGCAGAAGGCCGAGCGGGAGAAGCAGTGGAAGGCCGGCGACATGGATGTCGTCGCCGAGGTCGACGAGGAGCTGATCGCGGAGGTCCTGTCCACCGCGACCGGCATCCCGGTCTTCAAGCTGACCGAGGAGGAGTCGCAGCGTCTGCTCCGCATGGAGGACGAGCTGCACAAGCGCTACGTCGGCCAGGAGGACGCGGTCCGCGCGCTCGCCAAGGCGATCCGGCGCACCCGTGCCGGCCTGAAGGACCCGAAGCGTCCAGGTGGCTCGTTCATCTTCGCCGGCCCGTCCGGTGTCGGTAAGACCGAGCTGTCGAAGGCCCTGACGGAGTTCCTGTTCGGCGACGAGGACGCGCTCATCCAGCTGGACATGAGCGAGTACTCCGAGAAGCACACCGTCTCGCGGCTGTTCGGCTCCCCGCCTGGCTACGTCGGCTACGACGAGGGCGGACAGCTCACCGAGAAGGTGCGCCGCAAGCCGTTCTCCGTCGTGCTCTTCGACGAGGTGGAGAAGGCCCACCCGGAGATCTTCAACTCCCTGTTGCAGATCCTCGAGGAAGGCCGGCTCACCGACGCACAGGGTCGGGTGGTCGACTTCAAGAACACCGTGATCATCATGACCACCAACCTCGGCACCCGCGACATCGCCAAGGGCGTCAACCTCGGCTTCACACAGTCGAAGGACGCCGGTGGCTCCTACGAGCGGATGAAGTCGAAGGTCCAGGAGGAGCTCAAGCAGCACTTCCGGCCGGAGTTCCTCAACCGCGTCGACGACATCATCGTCTTCCCGCCGCTGACCGAGGAGCAGCTCGTCGACATCGTGGACCTGCTGGTGGCGAAGGTCGAGGAGCGGCTGCGCGACAAGGACATGGGCATCGAGCTGACGCAGAACGCCAAGCTCCTGCTCGCCAAGCGCGGCTACGACCCGGTGCTCGGCGCCCGGCCGCTGCGGCGGACGCTGCAGCGCGAGATCGAGGACACGCTGGCGGAGAAGCTGCTGTACGGCGAGCTCACTCCCGGCCAGATCGTGCTCGTCGACGTCCAGGGCGAGGGCAAGGAGGCGACGTTCACCTTCACGGGTACGTCCAAGGCTCCGGTGCCCGACCTGCCGACGATCGAGGCCAGCACCGAGTAGGCAGTAGCACCACCGAGCTCCACGGGCATCGAAGGGGGCGGCCGCACAGCGGTCGCCCCCTTCGTGTGTCCGGAGATCAGGCCGGAGCCTGGCCGATCAGGGTCGCAGGCGGGCGAACAGCCGCTGCGTGCCGTCGTCCAGGACGGCGGCCGCCTCCGGGCTGAGGCCGTGGCCCCGCAGCGCGGCGATCCTGCGCCGCAGGGCCCACAGCTGGGCGTGGGCCGGGCGCCCGCGTTCGGCCAGGTCGGCGAGGGTGTCCAGGGCCTGGCTCAGCGCCTGTCGGGCGTTCGGGCTCACCTCTGCCGGCCCCAGTCCGGCCAGTACCCGCTGCAGGTCCGGAACGCTCCAGGGGCGGTAGGTGGCCCGCAGGCCGCGGCTGGTGCCGTTGGCTCCGCCGAGATCCACCTCGACGGTCAGCGGATCCAGCGTGATCACCCGGAGGCCCTCGTCCGCGGCCAGCACCCTGTTCGCCGGCACCCCGACGCTGATCCACACCTTCCCCGCGGCCCGGGTCGGATCGGACACCGCGAGCGCGACCTCCTCGTCACCTTCCTGCACCACCACACCGGCCGGCGCTCTGGTGGACACGATCGACGCCGCACCGAGAGCCCACAGGTTCACGCCGAGCACACCGGCGTTCAGCGCTCGTACGGCCTGGACGCGGGAGGTGTTCGCGACCACCGCGGTCCCGGGCCGTTCGGCGTACCGTCTGGTCGTCTCCGCGTCGGCGGTCGGCAGCAGGACGTAGGAGTACGCCGCCTGGTCGGGATCCACGCCGTGGTCGAGCCAGAGGGTGAAGTAGTCGCGGGGGAGCGGGGTGTCGTCCTTCCAGGATGGGTGCTGGGTGATGTCGGACCAGCGGCCCACCCGGTGCTCGCGTTTCAGGTGCGCCTTGACGCCATGGGGGAAGACGTACCCGCCCGTCCCGGCGAGGTGGACCCACCGGGCGGCCGGCACGGTGGTCTGCTCGCCGAGCCCGGGCACCGCGGTCGTGCCGTTCACCACCACCGCCTCGGTCCCGGTCGCCAGCCGGCGGTTCTCCACCACCGTCTCCACCCGGCGGCCGTCGTGCGCGGTGATGCCGGTGCCCAGCGCGACCACCTCGTCGTCGAAGCAGAACCATGACCTTCGCGACACCAGCGAACAGCCCTGCGACGCGAGCCACATCCCCACCGCGGTGTAGCGGTCGGCGAGCGTGGTGCCGCCCACCCAGTCCTGCGGGTTGAGGTAGCCGCGGCCCTCCATCGGCCGGCGTTCACGCACGTCCACCGTCGTGCCGGGAATCCGGTAGGGGTCCACCGTGGGCCAGAACCCGTCGTTGTAGTGGTCGATCTGGTGGTCGTAGAGGTAGGTGGCGCCGTCCGCGGTGAGCCAGCCGCGGAGGTTCTCGTCGTTGATGGACTCGAAGTTCGCGATCCGCCGGGAGCACATCGAGATGCCGTACGCCCAGTTCGTACGCCGGTGCACCACCCGGTCCATGGCGGCGAAGACGTGGCTGGTCACCAGAGGTCCACGCCGGGGTACGGACTCGTCGGCGAGGAGCGTGCGCGCCTGCAGGAGAGCCGGGACGCTGCGACCGGCCAGCGGGTCGTCCTGGGTGTCGGCCAGGATCCACTCCTTGAGCATCGGCCCGAGCCAGGCGCTGGTCTCCGCCGGCGCGGCCACCCACAGGCCGAGGGCGGCGTCGACCGCGGCGTGCCCGGCGTGGTGGTCCTGTTCGTTGTGGCGGGCGATGACCCGGCCGCTGGCCATGTCCATCAGCCCGCCGTGCCAGATCAGCGGGTCGTAGGCGTCCCGGATCCACTCGTAGACGATGGGGTCGCTGACCGCGAACGGCGTCCCCGCGACCCGCTGGAAGATCCCCGGCAGCGTCGCCAGCAGGCTGACGCCGTAGGAGCCGTTGTAGGGGTAGTAGTCGTGCTGGATGAACGACCCGTCGCGGTGGAAGCCGTCGCCTGAGTCGGCGTACGACATCACCGGTGCCAACCCGTCCACCCCTAGCCGCACCGCGGCGGCGTCCCCGGCGAGGATGCCGCGGCCGACGACCACGTCGGCGGTGAGCACCCGGTTGGCCGCGGTGGCGATGGGCTCGGGCGTGTAGTTGGCCACCGCCCGGGTGTAGGCCCCGATCCGGTCCGCGCTCAGGTCGTCGTACACCAGCATCGCGGCGAGGTTGAAGCTCTGCGGCCCCGAGATCATCCACTCGTACCAGTTGCCGATGATCTGCCCGTCCTCGCGGTAGTAGTGCGCGACCATCCAGTCCATCGCGGCGATCACGTCGGCGAGCAGCTTCGGGTCGCCGTGAGTGTCGATGCCGGGGGTGGCCCAGCCGAGGGCCATCCGGGACAGCCGGCCGAACGAGATCGAGATGGCGAACGAGATCTGCACGTCGAGCCGGGCGTCCGGCCACAGGAACGCCCGGTCCGCCCCGGTTTCCATCGTCGACCACCACTGGTGGGTTTCCGCGGCGAGCCGTGCGAGTCCGGGGGCGATCGCCGGGTCCGCCGGGTCGTAGTCGCTGCCCACGTAGCCCGCCCGCCACTGGGCGCGCATCCGGGCGAAGTCGTCCCCGGCGGCGGACGGCGCGATGCCTGCGGCTGTGACGGCCGCGACGGTGGCCGCGGCCCTCTCTGCCGGGGTGGTGCCGGCCCGGGCCGGGTGAGCGCTCACCAGGCCCGCCAGGCCCGTACCGGCGAGGAGCGCACCGAGGTGGAGCGCGTGCCGTCGGGACAAGGGGAGGGGCTGGGGACTCTCGGGGTTTCCCGCGTCGTTCAAGGTCGGTCTCCGTTCGTCGTTCGGAGCGGCGGCGGGGAAGGCGCGACCTTCGTGTCTAGGCCCGAATCAGTACAAAGTGAAGAAAAACCGGTGAGATCGGTCGTCCGGTTGCCGTCAGGGCGTGGGTGGGAACACCGGCGCACTGACCGGGAGCCGGAACGTCCCGTCTGCCAGCGGCTCGACCAGCCCGTCGGCGACCAGCGTGTCGAGGGCGCGTTCGCGCTGCGGCGCCGCGGACCAGGCGGCGTCCAGGTCGGCTCGGGTGACCGGCCCGCTGGCCTCGCGCAGCACCCGCAGCAACCGGCCCCGGCACTGCCGGTCGGTTCCGTCGTAGGACTGCCGGCGGCGGGGCGGTCCGTCGTACGCCGGCTGTCCGGCAAGCCGCCACGCACAGCGGCGCCGGATCGGGCAGTCCGCGCACCGCGGACCTGCGGCCGTGCACACCAGGGCGCCGAGTTCCATCGTGGCCACCGCCCACCGGGCGGCGGTCGCGGGTTCGTCGGGCAGCAGGGCGAGCGCGGTCCGGCGCTCGGCGGCGGTGGTCGCCGTGGGCGGGTACTGCACGCCGTCGACGGCCCGGGCGAACACCCGGCGCACGTTGGTGTCCAGGACGACGTGCCGGCGGCCGAACGCGAACGAAGCGACCGCGGCGGCGGTGTAGTCGCCGATGCCGGGCAGGTCACGCAGCTCGTCGTAGTCGGCGGGTACGTCGCCGCCGTGCCGCCGGCTGATCGTGGTCGCGGCGGCGTGCAGTCGCAACGCGCGGCGCGGGTAGCCGAGCCGGCCCCACTGGCGTACCGCCTCACCGGGCTCGTCCGCGGCCTGCGCGGTCGGCGTGGGCCAGCGATCGAGCCACGCGGCGTGTGCGGGGAGCACCCTGCTCACCGGTGTCTGCTGCAGCATCACCTCGCTGACCAGCACCGACCACGGCGAGGCGTCCGGACGGCGCCAGGGAAGGTCACGGGCGTTGGTGGCGTACCACGCGAGAACGGGCGTGTGCAGCGGTGACTTCGGCATGGCGGTTCCGATCCTGCCACGGGGCCGGGACCGTACCCGGCAGCCGTACATGGTCACGGCGGCGCGGCACATGGTGTCGGCGCGGCGTGGGAACCCGGACATCCGGCGGCGGGCAGTTAGCCTCCGCCTATGATCCGCCCGCTGCTGCGTCCCGTCGGGCCGTTGCCTGCTTCGGCGTACTGGCTTCGGCGGGGTGTCCTGCTCGCCGTCGTCGTTGCGCTGGTGTGGGCGCTCGTGGCGTTGTTCACGCCGGACGGGCCGAGTCGTGGGACCGCGCAGGGCGCGGCGACGGCCAGTCCCACGCCGTCGCAGGACCCGACGATCGAGCCAACCAGCGCCGCTGACAAGGGCGGGCCGGTGGGGCGTTCGCCGGCGTCGACCGGCAAACCGTCCGAGACTCCCTCGCCGTCGCCGACTGCCTCGACGTCTCCGACGCCGTCGAAGACACCGACCCCCGAGTCCAGCCCGAAGCCGACGCCCGGCGGGTCCGCCCGGCCGGTTGCCTGTGAGCCGGGCACGCTCGGCGTCGAGGCCGAGGTGACCCAGAGTCCGGTCGAGGCCGGCAAGCCGGTGGTGGTCACGGTGCGACTGCTCAACAGCGGGTCGGACCCGTGCAGGCTGACGATCGACTCCAGTACGCTGCGCGTGCTCGTCACCTCCGGCAGCGACCACATCTGGGACACGGCGGACTGCCGCGGTCTGCCCGAGGTGCCGGTCGTCCTGAAGGCGAAGGAGCAGCGCAACCTGACCGTGCGGTGGCCGGGGGTGCGCTCCCGTGAGGGCTGCCCGAGCGGGCAACCCGCGGCGAAGCCTGGCTACTACGCAGCGGACGTCACCGTCGGCGGGGTGGGTCCGGTCCGCACGCGGTTCCGGCTGAGCTAGGCCCGACCTGGTGGCACCGCTGCCGTCCGGCCCTGCGCCGACCGGTTCCTGAGATTGCCCCGACGCGCTCGTGACACTACGGGCGCGGGGGTACTAGCGTGCCATCAGCGCCTGCACGTAATCGCCTGTCGTTACGTCGTTCCGCACAGCTTTGCGCAACTCGCTCAGGGGTGGGGGGACTTCTCGGCGAGCGGCGCGCATCGGTCGGGTACAACGAACGGAGTGGCACAGCATGGCGGACCTTGCGATCGGCGTGATCGGCTACGGGCTGCGGGGCAGTCTGGCACGGCACGCGCACCGGCCCGGTGAAGGCTCGAGGCTGGTCGCGGTGTACGACCCGGACGTCGCGGCGCACCAGCGGTTCCGCGAGGCGTTCGGCTCGGACGTCGCCGCCACGACCGACCTTGACGAGTTCCTCAAACTCGACCTCGACGCGGCGTTCGTGCTCAGCCCCGACTTCCTGCACGAGGAGCACGCCCTCGCCCTGCTCGACGCCGGCATCCCGGTCTACCTCGAGAAGCCGATGGCGATCACCACCGAGGGCTGCGACCGTCTGCTGCGGGCCGCACAGCAGAAGGGCGGCCGCCTCTACCTCGGCCACAACATGCGGCACATGCCGTTCGTCCGGGAGATGAAGAAGCTGATCGACTCCGGCGCGATCGGTGAGCCGAAGGTCGCGTGGTGCCGGCACTTCGTCGGCAACGGCGGCGACTTCTACTTCGGCGACTGGCACGCCGAGCGCAAGTACGGCACCAGCCTGCTGCTGCAGAAGGGCGCGCACGATCTCGACGTCCTGCACTGGCTGTGCGGCTCCTACGCCAGCGAGGTCACCGCGATGGGCGACCGGATGGTCTACAGCGCCGACCAGGGCGGCGAGGAGGACCCGTGGTGGCAGGGCGAGCGCAACCTCAAGCGCTGGCCGCCCAAGTCCCTCACGGGCCTCAACCCGAAGATGGACGTCGAGGACGTCTCGATGATGACGATGCGGCTGCAGAACGGCATTCTCGCGTCGTACGAGCAGTGCCACTTCACACCCGACTACTGGCGCAACTACACGATCATCGGCACCGAGGGCCGGATCGAGAACTTCGGCAACGGCGAGCCCGGCACCGTGATCCGGTTGTGGAACCAGCGTCACGACTACGCCGCCCAGGGCGACCACGAGGTGTCCCTCGGCGAGGAGACCGGCGGCCACGGCGGCGCCGACCCGCGGATCGTGGCGGAGTTCCTGCGCTACGTCCGTGAGGGCGGCCAGACCGACACCTCGCCGGTGGCCGCGCGGTACGCGGTGGCGGCCGGCTGCGCGGGTGCGGAGTCGCTGCGGTCGGGGAGCAGGCCGGTACGCGTGCCCGAGGTCGACCCGCAGGTCACGGCGTACTTCGACCAGGCCTGACGTCGGGGTCGCTCGGGTCGCACTCTCGAACGAGCTCCGAAGCGCCGCCGGCCGGACAGCACAGGATGTTCGGCCGGCGGCGGTTCAGACGTAGCGTTCGAGGATGCTCGACTCGGCCAGCCGGGACAGGCCCTCGCGGACCGAACGCGCGCGGTTCTCGCCGACCCCGCCGACGGCCTGCAGGTCGTCGATGCTGGCGGCGAGCAGCTTCTGCAGGCTGCCGAAGTGGTCGACCAGCCGGTCGATGACCGTGCCCGGGAGCCGCGGCACCTTCGCCAGCAGGCGGTAGCCGCGCGGGCTGACCGCGGCGTCCAGGGTGTCGCCGCCGTGGCCCAGCGCACGGGCCACTGCACCGACGTCGAGTAGCTCGGAGGCGGACAGGGCGTCGAGGTCCTCCAGCGCCTCGTCGACGGTGCGTACGCGCCGGCCGGGGACCTGGGGGAGGTAGTCGCGGGCGACGAGGTTGCGTTCGGGGTCGACCCCGGCGACGAGTTCGTCGAGTTGAAGCGACAGCAGCCGGCCGTCGACGCCCAGCTCGACGACGTACCCGTGGATCTCGTTGGCGATCCGGCGGACCATCTCCAGTCGCTGCGCCACCTGGGCGACGTCGCGGACGGTCACGAGGTCCTCGATCTCCAGCGCGGAGAGCGTGCCGGACACCTCGTCGAGGCGAAGCTTGTAGCGCTCCAGGGTGGCCAGGGCCTGATTGGCGCGGGACAGGATCTGCCCGGTGTCCTCCAGGACGTACCGGATGTCGTCGACGTACAGGCCGATGATCCGCATCGACTGCGACACCGACACCACCGGGAAGCCGGTCTGCTTGGCGACGCGCTCGGCGGTCCGGTGCCGGGTGCCGGTCTCGACCGTCGGAATGGAGGGGTCGGGCATCAGGTGGACGGCGGCCCGGACGATGCGTGTGCACTCGCGGTCGACGACGATCGCGCCGTCCATCTTGGCGAGCTCGCGCAGTCCGGTGGCGCTGAACTCCACGTCGAGGGTGAACCCGCCGGTGCACAGGCTTTCCACCGTACGGTCGTGTCCGAGGACGATGAGCGCGCCCGTGCGCCCCCGGAGGACACGCTCGAGCCCGTCGCGCAGAGAGGTACCTGGCGCGACCGCGGCGAGCGTGGCCCGGAACTTCGCGTCCGGGCTCTTGTCACTTGCAGCCACAACTCTCCTGGGATGGTCAGCTTGCTCGGCAGCAAAGTCTACGGTCCCGGAATCCGGGATGCGCCACGCGCCATGCTCTGGTCCCCGACGCGGAATCGCCCGATCGGACGTCGAAGCCGGCACGGCCAGCCCCGGGATCGCTGGATGTGACCGCTTGCGGACGGTGTGGCGCTGGCTGGGTATAGGCAGATCGGGTGTGACACGCAATTGTGGTGCAGTCCGTCCCCGTTGGCGCGGTGTTCCCGGTAATTGGCGGGTCCGCGCCGGCTTCGCCGAACCCTAGTGGAGTACGCCCCGCATGAGTGCCGCCAGTGCCACCGGTGTCCTGATCCCGCACACGCTTCGCACCGAGTACGCCGAGAACCCGCTCGGCGTGGAGGAACCCAGCCCGCGGCTGTCCTGGCTGCTCCGCCCGGTCCCGCAGGAGACGTCCGGTACCTCCGGCTCCGGCGCTTCTGGTTCCGGCGCGGCCGCCGCGGCCGCGACGCAGACCGCCTACCAGGTGATCGTGGCCACCGACCTGGCCGACCTGGACGCCGGCCGCGGACCGGTCTGGGACTCCGGGCGGGTGGAGTCCGGGCGTACCGGCCAGGTGGAGTACGCCGGGCAGGCACTGGCCGCGGACACCGGACACTTGTGGACCGTCCGGGTCTGGGACGGTTCCGGCGAGGTGTCGGACTGGGCCGAGCCGGCCACCTTCGTCACCGCGCCGGCGGGCGAGCAGGGCTGGGGAGGTGCGATGTGGATCGGGCAGGCCCAGGCCCTGCAGACCGACGGCCAGCCACCGGCACCCCTGCTGCGCAAGGCGTTCCGGCTGCCCACCGGCGATGTCGCGCATGCCCGCCTGCGCGTCAGCGGCCTCGGCTACGGCGAGTTCTTCCTGGACGGCGAGCGGATCGGCCGGTCGGTGCTCGACCCGGCGCCGACCAACTACGACGCGACCGTTCTCTACTCGACGTACGACGTGACCGCCCAGGTCCGTGCCGGCGCCTCCGACACCGATCACGTGCTCGCCGCCGTGCTCGGCCGCGGCCGTTACGGAGATCCCACGCCGAACGTGTGGTACTGGCAGAAGGCGCCCTGGTGGGACCACCCCAAGCTGCTGGCTCACCTGGCGGTGACCTACACCGACGGACGGGTCGTCCGGGTGGTCAGCGACCTGACGTGGCGTGCCGTGGACGGACCCACCCGGTCGGACTCGTTGTACGCGGGCGAGCACTACGACGCGCGGCACGCCCGCCGTGGCTGGACCACCGTCGACTTCGACGACAGCGAATGGCCGGAGGTGGCGGCGGCGGCCCCGCCGCGCGGGCAGTTGCGCTCGCAGCAACAGGAGCCGATCGAGGTGATCGGGGAGATTCCGCCGGTCGGGCTGGCCGAACCCCAGCCAGGTGTGTACGTCTACGACCTCGGCCAACAGCTCGCCGGGTGGGCACGGCTGCACGTCGCGGGCCCCGCCGGAACGATCGTACGAGTGCGGCACGGCGAGCGGCTGCTGCCCGACGGCACCGTCGACATCCGTCAAGTCCACATTGACGGCGACATCCAGACCGACTTCTTCACGCTGGCCGGAGAGGGCACGGAGGCGTTCGAACCCTCCTTCTCCTACAAGGGTTTCCAGTACGTCCAGATCGACGGGCACCCCGGCCGACCGGAGCTCGGTGACCTGCGCGGGGTGGTCGTGCACACCGCCGTCGCGTCCACCGCCGAGCTCGACACCGACCACCCGATCGTGAACCGGCTGCACACCGCGACCCGGTGGGCGGTGCTGAACAACCTGCACGGCATCCCCACCGACACGCCGGTGTTCGAGAAGAACGGCTGGACCGGTGACGCCCACCTCACCGCCGACGTCGCCGCCTACAACTTCCACATGCCACGCTTCTACACCAAGTGGCTGCAGGACTGGGTTGACGCGCAGTTGCCGAGCGGTGAATTCCCGCCGATCGTGCCGACTGCCGGCTGGGGCTACCACCACGACACCGAGGCCGGCATCGTCGGACCGATCCCGGCGTGGGACGTCGCGTACGTCGAGATCCCGTGGGTGATGTACCAGCACTACGGCGACGAACGGATCCTGCGCCGGATCTACGACCCCGCTCGGCGTTACCTCGACTTCCTCGTCGACGGCTATCTGGACGACGACATCGTGCTCGCCGGCCTTGGCGACTGGTTGCCGCCGGGGTTCAACGGGATGCCGCCGGAGGGGCCGGGCGTCTACGAGACCGCGTACACGGTGCGGTTCGTGGATCTGCTCGGCCGGATCGCGCGGGTGGTCGGCCGGGAGGGCGACACCAAGGGGTACGCCGAACTCCGAGACCGGCTCGCCGCCGGCTTCGACCGCGCGTTCTACGACGCGGAGTCCGGGACCTACCACGGTGAACGCCCCACCGGCTACCGGCAGTCGGCCAACGTGGTCGCACTCGCCTTCGGCCTGGTCCCGCAGGGGAGGTACGACCGGGTCCTGGACCGCTTGGTCGCCGACATCCACGACCGCGACGACCACCTGGACACCGGCGTCATCGGTACGAAGTTCCTGCTGCCGCTGCTCAGCCGCAACGGGCTGGCCGACCTGGCGTTCACCGTGGCGACGCAGCGGACGTACCCCGGTTACGGCTTCTGGATCGAGCAGGGCGCGACGTCGCTGTACGAGCACTGGCAGGCCGACTCGCGGTCCCGGAACCACCACTTCTTCGGCCACGTGGACCAGTGGTTCATCGAGGACCTGGTGGGGGTCACCCCAGCCGAGCCCGGCTTCACCCGGGTGCGGATGCGGCCGCTGCCGCCGACCGAACTCGGCCGGGCGCGAGTCCGTCTGGACACCGTGCGTGGACGCGTGGCCGCCGGTTGGGAACGTCGCGGCGCCGGCTACAGCGTCCGGGTCGACCTGCCTCCGGGGGTGACCGCCGAGGTGCACGTCCCCACGCCCGACGGCGGGCACCTGGTGGAGGAGTGCGGGCCGGGGAGCCACACCC encodes:
- a CDS encoding polysaccharide lyase 8 family protein — encoded protein: MNDAGNPESPQPLPLSRRHALHLGALLAGTGLAGLVSAHPARAGTTPAERAAATVAAVTAAGIAPSAAGDDFARMRAQWRAGYVGSDYDPADPAIAPGLARLAAETHQWWSTMETGADRAFLWPDARLDVQISFAISISFGRLSRMALGWATPGIDTHGDPKLLADVIAAMDWMVAHYYREDGQIIGNWYEWMISGPQSFNLAAMLVYDDLSADRIGAYTRAVANYTPEPIATAANRVLTADVVVGRGILAGDAAAVRLGVDGLAPVMSYADSGDGFHRDGSFIQHDYYPYNGSYGVSLLATLPGIFQRVAGTPFAVSDPIVYEWIRDAYDPLIWHGGLMDMASGRVIARHNEQDHHAGHAAVDAALGLWVAAPAETSAWLGPMLKEWILADTQDDPLAGRSVPALLQARTLLADESVPRRGPLVTSHVFAAMDRVVHRRTNWAYGISMCSRRIANFESINDENLRGWLTADGATYLYDHQIDHYNDGFWPTVDPYRIPGTTVDVRERRPMEGRGYLNPQDWVGGTTLADRYTAVGMWLASQGCSLVSRRSWFCFDDEVVALGTGITAHDGRRVETVVENRRLATGTEAVVVNGTTAVPGLGEQTTVPAARWVHLAGTGGYVFPHGVKAHLKREHRVGRWSDITQHPSWKDDTPLPRDYFTLWLDHGVDPDQAAYSYVLLPTADAETTRRYAERPGTAVVANTSRVQAVRALNAGVLGVNLWALGAASIVSTRAPAGVVVQEGDEEVALAVSDPTRAAGKVWISVGVPANRVLAADEGLRVITLDPLTVEVDLGGANGTSRGLRATYRPWSVPDLQRVLAGLGPAEVSPNARQALSQALDTLADLAERGRPAHAQLWALRRRIAALRGHGLSPEAAAVLDDGTQRLFARLRP
- a CDS encoding Gfo/Idh/MocA family protein, with amino-acid sequence MADLAIGVIGYGLRGSLARHAHRPGEGSRLVAVYDPDVAAHQRFREAFGSDVAATTDLDEFLKLDLDAAFVLSPDFLHEEHALALLDAGIPVYLEKPMAITTEGCDRLLRAAQQKGGRLYLGHNMRHMPFVREMKKLIDSGAIGEPKVAWCRHFVGNGGDFYFGDWHAERKYGTSLLLQKGAHDLDVLHWLCGSYASEVTAMGDRMVYSADQGGEEDPWWQGERNLKRWPPKSLTGLNPKMDVEDVSMMTMRLQNGILASYEQCHFTPDYWRNYTIIGTEGRIENFGNGEPGTVIRLWNQRHDYAAQGDHEVSLGEETGGHGGADPRIVAEFLRYVREGGQTDTSPVAARYAVAAGCAGAESLRSGSRPVRVPEVDPQVTAYFDQA
- a CDS encoding A/G-specific adenine glycosylase, which produces MPKSPLHTPVLAWYATNARDLPWRRPDASPWSVLVSEVMLQQTPVSRVLPAHAAWLDRWPTPTAQAADEPGEAVRQWGRLGYPRRALRLHAAATTISRRHGGDVPADYDELRDLPGIGDYTAAAVASFAFGRRHVVLDTNVRRVFARAVDGVQYPPTATTAAERRTALALLPDEPATAARWAVATMELGALVCTAAGPRCADCPIRRRCAWRLAGQPAYDGPPRRRQSYDGTDRQCRGRLLRVLREASGPVTRADLDAAWSAAPQRERALDTLVADGLVEPLADGTFRLPVSAPVFPPTP
- a CDS encoding ATP-dependent Clp protease ATP-binding subunit gives rise to the protein MFERFTDRARRVVVLAQEEARMLSHNYIGTEHILLGLIHEGEGVAAKALESLGISLEAVRAQVEEIIGQGQQAPSGHIPFTPRAKKVLELSLREALQLGHNYIGTEHILLGLIREGEGVAAQVLVKLGADLGRVRQQVIQLLSGYQGKETAGAAAGASGESSPQGSLVLDQFGRNLTQGAREGKLDPVIGREKEIERVMQVLSRRTKNNPVLIGEPGVGKTAIVEGLAQAIVRGDVPETLKDKQIYTLDLGALVAGSRYRGDFEERLKKVLKEIRTRGDIVLFIDELHTLVGAGAAEGAIDAASILKPMLARGELQTVGATTLDEYRKYLEKDAALERRFQPIHVQEPSMALTIEMLKGQRDRYEAHHRVTITDQAIVAAAQLSDRYISDRFLPDKAIDLIDEAGSRLRIRRMTAPPDLREFDERIANVRRDKEAAIDAQDFERAASLRDEEKKLIAQKAEREKQWKAGDMDVVAEVDEELIAEVLSTATGIPVFKLTEEESQRLLRMEDELHKRYVGQEDAVRALAKAIRRTRAGLKDPKRPGGSFIFAGPSGVGKTELSKALTEFLFGDEDALIQLDMSEYSEKHTVSRLFGSPPGYVGYDEGGQLTEKVRRKPFSVVLFDEVEKAHPEIFNSLLQILEEGRLTDAQGRVVDFKNTVIIMTTNLGTRDIAKGVNLGFTQSKDAGGSYERMKSKVQEELKQHFRPEFLNRVDDIIVFPPLTEEQLVDIVDLLVAKVEERLRDKDMGIELTQNAKLLLAKRGYDPVLGARPLRRTLQREIEDTLAEKLLYGELTPGQIVLVDVQGEGKEATFTFTGTSKAPVPDLPTIEASTE